One Frankia alni ACN14a DNA window includes the following coding sequences:
- a CDS encoding NAD-dependent epimerase/dehydratase family protein, whose protein sequence is MKVVVTGGAGFIGAHLTRALLAAGAEVVVIDDLSTGAVSNLAGLPVKLVIGSVTDRSLVEEACTGAGSIVHLAARPSVERSLLDPMATHTVNATGTLTVLDVAQRAETHVVVASSSSVYGGAGPLPRAEDAPTLPRSPYAASKLAAEGYALAYQAGFGLPVLAVRLFNVFGPYQSVGHAYAAVVPTFIEAALAGRPLTLHGDGRQTRDFTYVAGVAGMLCDAAVRRVSHPRPVNIAFGTRTDLLTVIGELERIVGRRLSVHHSAPRTGDVRDSQADATTMRRLFPDATGLDLAASLEATVAWYADRTGTTPGAGPGTGAVPGAPAAERL, encoded by the coding sequence GTGAAGGTAGTCGTGACGGGCGGTGCCGGCTTCATCGGTGCCCACCTGACCAGAGCGCTGCTCGCCGCCGGGGCCGAGGTGGTGGTGATCGATGATCTCAGTACGGGAGCGGTGTCGAACCTCGCGGGCCTGCCCGTGAAGCTGGTGATCGGCAGCGTCACCGACCGCTCCCTGGTCGAGGAGGCATGCACGGGGGCGGGCAGCATCGTGCACCTGGCCGCCCGGCCGTCGGTGGAGCGCTCACTGCTGGACCCCATGGCCACCCACACGGTCAACGCGACGGGCACCCTGACGGTGCTCGACGTCGCCCAACGGGCCGAGACGCACGTCGTCGTCGCGTCGTCGTCGTCCGTCTACGGCGGGGCGGGGCCGCTGCCCCGCGCGGAGGACGCGCCCACCCTGCCGCGCAGCCCGTACGCGGCCTCGAAGCTCGCCGCGGAGGGATACGCGCTGGCCTACCAGGCCGGATTCGGCCTGCCCGTGCTCGCCGTCCGGCTGTTCAACGTGTTCGGCCCGTACCAGTCGGTGGGGCATGCCTACGCCGCCGTCGTCCCCACCTTCATCGAGGCCGCGCTCGCGGGACGGCCGCTGACGCTGCACGGCGACGGCCGCCAGACCCGGGACTTCACCTACGTGGCGGGGGTCGCCGGCATGCTGTGCGACGCGGCGGTGCGCCGGGTGAGCCACCCGCGGCCGGTCAACATCGCCTTCGGTACCCGCACGGATCTGCTCACCGTGATCGGCGAGCTGGAGCGCATCGTCGGGCGCCGCCTCAGCGTGCACCACAGCGCTCCCCGAACCGGCGACGTCCGCGACTCCCAGGCGGACGCGACGACGATGCGGAGGCTGTTCCCCGACGCGACCGGCCTGGATCTCGCCGCCTCGTTGGAGGCGACGGTCGCCTGGTACGCCGACCGCACCGGCACCACACCGGGCGCCGGCCCCGGTACCGGCGCGGTGCCCGGCGCACCGGCAGCCGAGCGGCTCTGA